A single window of Neospora caninum Liverpool complete genome, chromosome XII DNA harbors:
- a CDS encoding putative DNA replication licensing factor has product MSSPLRSRVAGAPESRDLDAEEMEEMQDEVTPLRGYAAQTEGGDERRGNRGHFPGMESQGGRENMETDQLGTQNPDEDAFQRSPLSRRRRPASQREAFSQGFSQNLSEQGPQLSGATHRGLESSASEYGGTPLAIRRVRFARADLGDMGREFLLQDSDMQRLPELPKEVVDSNMEKKFNEFFETFRIEDTEGILDLSEEEKAISALANDQVYVDSGCQSFYAVKLLQYMERRGAAIMAGHSSHAGLSFDVSLQHLFLFDRQLYDAAVNAPQDAIAAFDAILRRKFADLRELHGCFNDDGAMGHLGAEELLLQQAPRLRLFSKPPALMDSARSLDPSIDLDRLVCLKGIVVRTSEVMPEMTMAAFRCQGQKRVDVNEYTACLQEVYECVVNGEALEPKKCQSCGGTNTFELWIEQCAFASKQLIKLVELPEKLQPGETPQSISVFAYDDLVDSCHPGDRVELTGVFKAAPLRVNPRLRLQHAVFRTFVSLIHARKESREATRGSALFLPSLGGEKEKETEEDRDAAERARLAGNADAASATAAALSAGAGAPVPLDGEDFHFSPEVEEKIKEISQRPDVYDLLVRSFAPSLFGREDVKKGILCQLVGGTHLLPCAEEEGETRGQEKGKSKSRHEIHILLCGDPATAKSQLLQYVHKISPRCMYTSGRGSSAVGLTVCVSKDPETREFVLESGAVVLADGGVCCIDEFDKMEEAGRSILHEVMEQQTVTVAKAGIVASLNARTAILASANPVSSRYDRRRAVIENINLPPSLFSRFDLIYLLLDTADPRTDRLLAHRLCRSFGSRKTAETDDGSAAQADTKPPLPAGFLGLYIAYCRYRCAPRLTLEARDHLRDEYLRMRHRDVTSKHPTATIRQLESLIRISEALAKMRLSQEVTRADAIEAVRLMNLATYQSLVDPYTGRIDFDQIHFGQTRQQRMIAQRATEAIKEVLSAAASAPGQAAMTREDIFVKVKELMRETGGRHEIVEPNLLFEALANLEKDQIVTKKPGGLYHMSASPATA; this is encoded by the exons atgtcttctcctctccgctcgcGAGTCGCTGGCGCGCCAGAAAGCCGCGACTTGGATGCAGAGGAGATGGAAGAAATGCAAGACGAGGTGACGCCTCTCCGCGGATACGCTGCCCAGACtgagggcggagacgaaaggagaggcaacCGTGGCCATTTCCCAGGAATGGAAAGCcaaggaggaagggaaaacatGGAAACCGATCAACTCGGAACACAAAACCCCGATGAAGACGCTTTCCAAAGATCTCCACTGTCCAGAAGACGACGCCCAG CCTCGCAGCGCGAGGCGTTCTCGCAAGGTTTTTCTCAGAATCTTTCGGAGCAGGGGCCGCAGCTGTCCGGGGCGACTCACCGCGGCCTCGAGTCTTCAGCCAGCGAGTACGGCGGCACGCCTCTGGCGATTCGCCGCGTGCGCTTTGCGCGCGCCGACTTGGGCGACATGGGCAGAGAATTTCTGCTGCAAGACAGCGACATGCAGCGCCTCCCCGAACTCCCAAAGGAAGTCGTCGACAGCAACATGGAAAAAAAATTCAACGAATTCTTCGAAACCTTCCGCATTGAAGACACCGAAGGAA TTTTGGACTTGTctgaggaggagaaggcTATCTCGGCGCTGGCGAATGACCAAGTGTATGTAGACTCTGGATGCCAGAGTTTCTACGCGGTGAAGCTGCTGCAGTATATGGAGAGGCGTGGCGCCGCAATCATGGCTGGGCACTCCTCTCACGCGGGGCTGTCGTTtgacgtctctctccagcatttgtttcttttcgacCGGCAGCTGTACGACGCGGCTGTGAATGCGCCGCAAGACGCGATTGCCGCCTTCGACGCCATTCTCCGGAGAAAATTCGCAGATCTCCGAGAGCTCCACGGATGCTTCAACGACGACGGAGCGATGGGCCATCTCGGCGCCGAGGAACTCCTCCTCCAGCAA GCTCCGCgactccgcctcttctcgaaACCGCCAGCCTTGATGGACTCGGCGCGGTCGCTCGATCCTTCGATCGATTTGGACCGTCTCGTGTGTCTCAAAGGCATTGTCGTGCGCACCAGCGAAGTGATGCCCGAGATGACCATGGCCGCTTTCAGGTGTCAAG GTCAGAAACGCGTCGACGTGAACGAGTACACGGCATGCCTGCAGGAGGTCTACGAGTGCGTGGTgaacggcgaggcgctggagcCGAAGAAGTGTCAGTCTTGCGGCGGAACAAACACATTCGAACTCTGGATTGAGCAgtgcgccttcgcttccaAGCAGCTGATCAAACTCGTGGAGCTGCCTGAGAAACTGCAGCCgggcgagacgccgcagtccatctccgtcttcgcctaCGACGACCTCGTCGACTCTTGCCATCCAGGCGACCGCGTCGAGCTCACAG GCGTGTTCAAGGCGGCACCTTTGCGCGTGAATccgcgcctgcggctgcagcACGCGGTTTTCCGGACCTTCGTGAGTCTGATCCACGCGCGCAAAGAGTctcgggaggcgacgcggggcagcgcgctcttcctcccctccctgggcggcgagaaggaaaaggagacagaagaggaccGAGACGCTGCGGAGCGAGCACGCCTGGCCGGCAACGCCGACGCCGCGAGCGCGACCGCGGCCGCCCTCTCCgcaggcgcaggcgcgccCGTCCCCCTCGATGGAGAAGacttccacttctctcccGAGGTCGAGGAAAAAATCAAGGAAATCAGCCAAAGACCT GACGTGTACGACCTGCTGGTGCGCTCCTTCGCGCCTTCACTCTTTGGTCGCGAAGACGTCAAGAAGGGGATTTTGTGTCAGCTCGTTGGAGGCACTCATTTGCTGCCGTgcgcggaggaagagggcgagactCGCGGccaagaaaaagggaaaagcaaATCCCGGCACGAAATCCACATTCTGCTCTGTGGTGACCCCGCAACTGCCAAGTCGCAGTTGCTGCAGTACGTCCACAAAATTTCGCCCAG gtgtatgtacacctcaggGCGCGGAAGCAGTGCAGTCGGTTTGACCGTGTGCGTCTCGAAGGAcccggaaacgcgcgaatTCGTCCTGGAAAGCGGCGCCGTGGTTCTCGCGGATGGCGGCGTCTGCTGCATTGACGAATTCGACAAAATGGAAGAAGCCGGCAG GTCCATTCTCCACGAAGTCATGGAACAGCAGACAGTGACGGTCGCGAAGGCGGGCATCGTGGCATCGCTTAATGCTCGGACGGCGATCCTCGCCTCTGCAAATCCTGTCAGCTCTCG GTATGACCGCCGTCGAGCGGTCATTGAAAACATTAatcttccgccttcgctcttctcccgcttcgaCCTCATCTATCTGCTCCTCGACACGGCAGACCCGCGCACGgatcgccttctcgctcatCGCCTCTGCCGGTCTTTCGGCAGCAGAAAAACCGCGGAGACA GACGATGGAAGCGCCGCACAGGCAGACACCAAGCCTCCGCTCCCTGCCGGCTTCTTGGGTCTTTACATTGCGTACTGCCGCTATCGCTGCGCGCCGCGGTTGACTCTGGAGGCGCGCGATCACCTCCGCGACGAGTACCTCCGCATGCGTCACCGGGACGTGACGTCCAA acacccgacaGCGACGATTCGACAGCTCGAGTCGCTGATTCGGATTTCCGAGGCTCTCGCAAAGATGCGACTGTCTCAAGAGGTGACGCGGGCGGATGCCATCGAGGCGGTGAGACTCATGAACTTGGCCACTTACCAGTCTCTCGTCGATCCTTACACAG GACGCATTGATTTTGATCAGATCCACTTTGGGCAAACTCGCCAGCAGCGCATGATTGCGCAGCGGGCGACGGAAGCGATCAAGGAGGTTCTCTCAGCAGCAGCGAGCGCCCCAGGCCAGGCGGCCATGACCCGCGAAGACATCTTTGTCAAAGTCAAAGAACTCATGAGA GAAACTGGCGGTCGGCATGAAATCGTCGAGCCCAACTTGCTCTTTGAGGCACTCGCCAACCTCGAGAAAGATC AAATTGTCACAAAGAAACCAGGCGGTCTCTACCACATGAGTGCCTCGCCTGCAACAGCATAA